From Acidihalobacter aeolianus, a single genomic window includes:
- the xseA gene encoding exodeoxyribonuclease VII large subunit — MSDTANPDEVFSVSRLNAAARELLEGGFPLIWVEGEISNFSRPSSGHIYFTLKDGAAQVRAAMFRNRNLLLRFKPESGLQVLLRARVTLYEARGDYQLIVEHMEEAGEGALRRAFETLRLKLAAEGLFDVARKRTLPAYPACIGIVTSPTGAALRDVVSVLRRRFPAMSVLIYPVMVQGDQAAPGIVAALDQANRDARCDVILLTRGGGSLEDLWAFNEESVARAIGHSDIPVVSAVGHETDFTIADFAADVRAPTPSAAAELISPDRSDLLRHVQRDGMRMTRALNARLDQFRQEVNWLRIRLWQRHPLSRLQQLQQRLDELESRLQQTQRARHQRLAQRTEILHARLNAMAPNNRLPLLIMRLSQATRGLHSVTSRQIEKAQGRLQSIVRTLETVSPLATLGRGYAILFDEQGRVISRSEQAPVASTVKARLAHGRLYCQVLTSEPES; from the coding sequence ATGAGCGATACAGCCAATCCGGACGAGGTATTCAGTGTTTCCCGACTCAATGCAGCTGCTCGTGAACTGCTTGAAGGCGGGTTTCCGCTGATCTGGGTGGAGGGGGAGATTTCCAACTTCTCGCGCCCATCTTCCGGCCACATCTACTTTACGCTCAAGGATGGGGCCGCCCAAGTGCGGGCTGCCATGTTTCGCAATCGCAATCTCCTGCTGCGCTTCAAACCCGAATCAGGGTTGCAGGTACTGCTCAGAGCACGGGTCACCCTGTACGAAGCCAGGGGCGATTACCAACTGATCGTCGAACACATGGAGGAAGCGGGCGAAGGGGCGTTACGTCGCGCTTTCGAGACCTTGCGTCTCAAGCTAGCAGCTGAGGGTCTCTTCGATGTCGCGCGGAAACGCACGCTGCCCGCCTACCCAGCCTGTATCGGGATCGTCACCTCACCTACGGGGGCTGCATTGCGCGACGTAGTCAGTGTGCTGCGCAGACGCTTTCCCGCGATGAGCGTATTGATCTATCCGGTGATGGTGCAAGGGGACCAGGCGGCACCGGGCATTGTGGCAGCCCTCGACCAAGCCAACCGCGACGCCCGTTGTGACGTAATCTTGCTCACCCGGGGGGGCGGCTCACTGGAGGACCTGTGGGCCTTCAACGAGGAGTCCGTCGCGCGCGCAATCGGGCATTCTGACATACCCGTCGTCAGCGCAGTCGGACATGAAACGGATTTCACCATTGCCGACTTCGCAGCCGACGTACGCGCACCGACACCTTCCGCCGCAGCCGAGCTGATCTCGCCCGACCGCAGCGACCTCCTGCGCCATGTGCAACGTGATGGGATGCGAATGACGCGCGCACTGAATGCTCGACTTGACCAGTTCAGGCAGGAAGTTAATTGGCTGCGCATCCGCCTCTGGCAACGACACCCGCTCAGCCGGTTGCAGCAACTCCAACAGCGGCTCGACGAACTAGAGAGCCGCCTACAGCAGACACAGCGGGCACGTCATCAACGGCTTGCTCAGAGGACTGAGATACTGCACGCACGCCTGAATGCAATGGCGCCCAACAACCGGTTGCCATTGCTGATCATGCGCTTATCGCAGGCAACACGCGGTTTGCATAGCGTAACCAGTCGCCAGATCGAAAAGGCTCAAGGGCGTCTACAGAGCATAGTCCGCACACTGGAGACCGTCAGTCCGCTGGCCACGCTTGGGCGAGGCTACGCGATCCTGTTCGACGAGCAGGGGCGCGTCATCAGCAGATCAGAGCAGGCACCCGTGGCGAGTACCGTCAAGGCTCGGCTCGCTCACGGACGACTTTACTGCCAGGTGCTCACAAGCGAGCCAGAATCCTAA
- a CDS encoding HAD family hydrolase: MNIKALIFDVDGTLADTERDGHRPAFNLSFADAGLDWHWSPELYGELLEVTGGKERIAHYIKQHCPHFTPPDGSPLDEFIAGLHRAKTRHYIELLARGDIPLRPGVARFLGEAREAGLRLAIATTTTPENVTALLRSTLGEASIGWFEVIAAGDVVPAKKPAPDIFIYAMAQLGLPPEACLAVEDSANGLASSRASGLQTLVTVNDYTLDHDFSQACAVLDHLGEPGKPCRVLRGPAGLAPMVTLSGVQTCLQRGVA, from the coding sequence ATGAACATCAAGGCGCTGATATTCGATGTGGATGGCACCCTGGCGGATACCGAGCGAGACGGGCACCGTCCAGCCTTCAACCTGAGTTTTGCGGATGCGGGGCTCGATTGGCATTGGAGTCCCGAGCTTTACGGTGAACTGCTCGAGGTCACGGGGGGCAAGGAGCGTATTGCGCATTACATCAAGCAGCATTGCCCCCATTTCACACCGCCGGATGGCTCTCCGCTGGATGAGTTTATCGCCGGGCTGCACCGCGCCAAGACGCGCCATTACATCGAGTTGCTCGCACGCGGTGATATCCCCTTGCGTCCAGGTGTGGCGCGTTTTCTCGGTGAGGCGAGGGAGGCCGGGCTGAGACTCGCCATCGCAACCACTACGACACCCGAAAACGTTACCGCATTGTTGCGCTCGACTCTGGGTGAGGCGTCTATTGGCTGGTTCGAGGTCATCGCGGCGGGAGATGTCGTGCCGGCAAAGAAGCCCGCACCCGATATTTTCATCTACGCGATGGCGCAGCTGGGATTGCCTCCAGAAGCGTGCCTGGCGGTCGAGGACTCGGCCAATGGGTTGGCTTCCTCGCGAGCTTCCGGACTGCAAACCCTGGTGACGGTGAACGACTACACACTGGATCATGATTTCTCCCAGGCCTGTGCGGTACTCGATCATCTCGGCGAGCCAGGAAAACCTTGTCGCGTGCTGCGTGGTCCAGCAGGCTTGGCGCCGATGGTCACATTGTCGGGGGTGCAGACCTGTCTGCAGAGGGGCGTGGCTTAG
- a CDS encoding TIGR04219 family outer membrane beta-barrel protein, with translation MSIRYSFAVMSAIVLGTATAGTAHAALGFDVSVGAGVWSQQPSGYVHYSTGGQASSDVNLKNDLGLSSKSQGYAWVDIQHPIPVLPDVEIRYSRINTSGSQVLSRTITYGGQTYNANQQVNSQVKLTQTDFLFYYQPINNVVQLRLGLDVKAMSLSADISSGNQYSSASGTAAVPMLYAGLRANLPFTGLSAAADGSYIGNGSDYFADYQARLAYETPIGLGLQAGYRVMELRVGNSRIDPNGDIKFKGAFAGVFYQF, from the coding sequence ATGTCAATCCGATATTCATTTGCAGTCATGAGTGCCATTGTATTGGGAACCGCCACAGCGGGTACGGCACATGCCGCGCTCGGTTTCGATGTGAGCGTTGGTGCCGGAGTGTGGTCACAGCAACCGAGTGGTTATGTCCATTATTCAACAGGCGGACAGGCTTCTAGCGACGTCAATCTCAAGAACGATCTGGGACTGAGCAGTAAGAGCCAGGGGTATGCCTGGGTCGATATACAGCATCCGATTCCGGTGTTGCCCGATGTCGAGATCAGGTACTCGCGCATTAATACCAGCGGCAGTCAGGTGCTGTCGCGCACCATCACCTATGGTGGGCAAACCTATAATGCCAATCAGCAGGTGAATAGCCAGGTCAAATTGACGCAGACGGACTTTCTTTTCTACTACCAGCCAATCAACAATGTCGTTCAGCTTCGCCTGGGACTCGATGTCAAGGCGATGAGCCTGAGTGCGGATATCAGCAGCGGCAACCAATACAGTTCCGCAAGCGGCACGGCAGCGGTGCCTATGCTTTACGCAGGCTTGCGTGCAAATCTACCGTTTACCGGACTGAGTGCTGCCGCAGATGGGAGCTATATCGGTAACGGCTCGGATTACTTTGCCGATTATCAGGCACGTCTGGCCTATGAGACACCCATTGGGCTGGGCTTGCAGGCCGGATATCGAGTGATGGAGTTGCGGGTAGGCAATTCCCGGATCGATCCCAACGGTGACATCAAGTTCAAGGGCGCCTTCGCCGGTGTATTTTACCAATTCTGA
- the dksA gene encoding RNA polymerase-binding protein DksA, whose translation MAASDQNPNTPVRSPVTGIAPYDLKDGEEYMNDAQREHFRTILRAWRQELMEEVDRTVEHMKSEAANFADPADRATQEEEFSLELRTRDRERKLLKKISEALNDIDQGEYGYCKSCGAEIGIRRLEARPTATLCIECKTLQEIKEKQMA comes from the coding sequence ATGGCCGCTAGCGACCAGAACCCGAACACCCCTGTACGCTCTCCCGTCACGGGTATCGCCCCGTATGATCTAAAGGACGGCGAGGAATACATGAACGACGCGCAGCGCGAGCACTTCCGTACGATTCTGCGCGCCTGGCGCCAGGAACTGATGGAAGAAGTGGACCGCACTGTCGAACACATGAAAAGCGAGGCCGCCAATTTTGCGGATCCAGCCGACCGAGCCACACAGGAAGAGGAGTTCAGCCTCGAACTGCGTACCCGTGATCGCGAACGCAAGCTGTTGAAAAAAATCTCGGAAGCCCTGAACGATATCGATCAGGGTGAATACGGTTACTGCAAATCCTGCGGCGCTGAAATCGGCATCCGTCGACTGGAAGCCAGGCCAACTGCAACATTGTGCATCGAATGCAAGACTCTGCAGGAGATCAAGGAAAAGCAGATGGCGTGA
- the gluQRS gene encoding tRNA glutamyl-Q(34) synthetase GluQRS, translating into MQDSAGDQGKADGVSARGADPLAAEDSPGHSAEQTSPPQPSATHYRGRFAPSPTGPLHFGSLATALASCLDARYHHGTWLLRIENIDQPREVPGAASLIMHDLDRHGFVWDEPVVWQSDRLDAYAEALDELKTSHQAYPCACSRRDQTYSASGALVYPGNCRGGLPIGTTARSIRILTDHRPVAFDDWLQGHYSQDLEAECGDFVILRADGYYAYQLAVVVDDAWQGITHVVRGVDLLESTPRQLHLQSCLNKPTPRYAHLPIATDPQGLKLSKSTGAADLQTLQPGQNLWKALSWLRQNPPMELYGEAPGVVWDWAIQHWNIDWLRDIKTQPMVKNSGG; encoded by the coding sequence ATGCAAGACTCTGCAGGAGATCAAGGAAAAGCAGATGGCGTGAGCGCCCGCGGGGCCGACCCACTCGCTGCGGAGGACTCGCCTGGCCATTCGGCGGAACAGACATCTCCTCCGCAGCCTTCTGCAACGCACTACCGGGGGCGATTTGCCCCCTCGCCTACCGGCCCCCTGCATTTCGGTTCGCTGGCCACAGCCCTGGCGAGTTGCCTCGATGCCCGTTACCATCATGGCACTTGGCTCCTGCGGATCGAAAATATCGACCAGCCACGCGAAGTCCCGGGGGCTGCATCCCTCATCATGCACGATCTCGATCGGCATGGATTCGTCTGGGACGAGCCTGTCGTCTGGCAAAGTGACCGTCTCGACGCCTACGCCGAAGCCCTCGATGAGCTCAAGACAAGTCACCAGGCTTATCCCTGTGCATGCTCACGACGAGATCAAACGTACAGCGCTTCGGGCGCATTAGTCTACCCTGGAAACTGCAGGGGAGGTCTGCCGATCGGCACCACAGCCCGCTCCATACGCATACTGACCGATCACCGCCCAGTTGCCTTCGATGACTGGCTACAAGGACATTATTCACAGGATCTGGAAGCGGAATGCGGCGACTTTGTGATTTTGCGTGCGGACGGTTATTACGCCTATCAGCTGGCAGTCGTCGTTGATGATGCCTGGCAAGGCATCACCCACGTCGTGCGTGGCGTCGATCTGCTCGAATCCACGCCTCGCCAGTTACATCTGCAAAGCTGTCTGAACAAACCCACCCCTAGATATGCGCATCTGCCGATTGCGACCGACCCGCAGGGACTCAAATTGAGCAAATCCACCGGAGCCGCCGATCTCCAGACCCTGCAACCGGGGCAGAATCTCTGGAAGGCACTCAGTTGGCTTCGTCAGAACCCGCCTATGGAGCTATACGGCGAGGCACCGGGTGTGGTGTGGGATTGGGCCATCCAACACTGGAACATCGATTGGCTGCGCGACATAAAAACACAACCTATGGTCAAGAATTCAGGTGGTTAA
- a CDS encoding EAL domain-containing protein, which translates to MMTLNSDTHLLIRVGEDSAPTLWAELGECLNDSSDIWGFACDTHRLGPLLDKLLRSLAPSVRSSAQAICMPISADQTVFEVMRHLVPLEALHARIHHPWVNLDLGPGISSDIQPIVDLNQSGRIFAYEALCRIRLDSGERLNGGEAFAIAKRAGRSIELDLACQTSALRVKQSLMPVGMPVFINAMPHSLLARNFTEHPFLKRMQALGVTPHDVVIEIVESERVDDHEALAATCDELKAMGFRIALDDIGSGYSGLSLLAALRPDFVKIDRALVHGAHNSRMRIGVLEALISMAQRLGCATVAEGLEDVEDVELCRNLGVGYGQGYYFAPPSPHLTSPQSLPLLGSVRDRQMRSSVRLGDFMSPGETLPLDASVADARQMFRRDGGLEHVIVLDGGRPVGYLSRQVLSAQDTDTAGRHARPLDQCLRSRVNAHSLLRRLYDSGGRARPWVVVDDSGRYMGTLVLLGVLDHLLDIGLPQSVHPLSGLPTGPVLRSLIEQRLAGHESLQLVYLDLDHFKAFNDRYGFVRGDAMIKVLAEILRKGFEGLPEVELGHIGGDDFLLVAPAQTPGLFKRIQWLIDRFHELAPHLYDESDLDLGYFGTQHGRYYPVATLSVVVVNGQSGPMSDSVMASARAAELKRSAKDRLGSVIVTEGNPPNIAERPRVLAHALWREVLESALEDFPDHASPAAVDEWFARHPVFELVFRVDSRGIQQGANWLNPAMRGLIKRGGDGMNRADRAYFRELRRGQRSYLSSIYISKATEDFCISLALPKWRHDGGLAEVMVGDINLVSLVALAAIPADTHMATVTDVRVG; encoded by the coding sequence ATGATGACATTAAACAGCGATACGCATTTGCTGATTCGTGTAGGCGAGGATTCGGCTCCGACCTTATGGGCCGAGTTGGGAGAATGTTTAAACGATAGCTCCGATATTTGGGGCTTTGCATGCGATACGCATCGATTAGGCCCATTGCTCGACAAGCTTCTGCGGTCACTTGCACCGAGCGTGCGTTCATCTGCGCAGGCTATCTGCATGCCTATCTCGGCCGATCAGACCGTGTTCGAGGTGATGCGTCACCTCGTGCCGCTTGAGGCGCTGCACGCCAGAATTCACCATCCCTGGGTCAATCTCGATCTAGGCCCTGGTATTTCAAGCGATATCCAGCCCATCGTGGATCTGAATCAGAGTGGGCGTATTTTTGCTTACGAAGCCCTGTGTCGAATACGCCTGGACTCGGGGGAACGCTTGAACGGCGGCGAGGCATTCGCCATCGCCAAGCGCGCCGGACGCTCAATCGAATTGGATCTTGCCTGTCAGACGAGTGCCTTGCGCGTTAAACAAAGCCTGATGCCTGTGGGTATGCCCGTGTTCATCAACGCCATGCCACACAGCCTCCTCGCGCGTAACTTTACCGAACACCCTTTCCTGAAACGCATGCAGGCACTGGGTGTGACGCCGCACGATGTGGTGATCGAAATCGTAGAAAGCGAGCGAGTGGATGATCATGAGGCCCTGGCGGCTACATGCGATGAACTCAAAGCCATGGGATTTCGAATCGCTCTGGACGATATCGGGTCCGGGTATAGCGGCTTGAGTCTACTTGCGGCGCTGCGCCCCGATTTCGTAAAAATCGACCGTGCGTTGGTGCATGGCGCCCATAACAGCCGCATGCGTATTGGTGTCCTCGAAGCCTTGATATCAATGGCCCAGCGACTGGGTTGTGCCACTGTTGCCGAAGGACTGGAGGATGTGGAGGATGTGGAGTTGTGCCGTAACCTTGGCGTGGGGTATGGGCAGGGGTATTACTTTGCGCCACCATCGCCCCACCTGACATCCCCGCAGTCCTTGCCGTTGCTCGGTTCGGTACGCGACCGGCAGATGCGCTCGTCGGTCAGACTCGGTGATTTTATGAGTCCTGGCGAAACTCTCCCACTCGATGCCAGTGTAGCCGACGCAAGACAGATGTTTCGACGCGACGGCGGCCTCGAACATGTCATTGTGCTGGATGGAGGCAGGCCTGTTGGTTACCTCAGTCGCCAAGTGCTGTCTGCCCAGGACACGGATACGGCAGGGCGGCATGCCCGTCCTCTCGATCAGTGCTTGCGTTCCCGCGTCAATGCCCACAGTCTCCTGCGCCGCTTGTACGACAGTGGTGGCCGAGCAAGACCATGGGTCGTCGTTGACGACTCCGGTAGATACATGGGTACGTTGGTTTTGCTGGGAGTCCTCGATCACCTGCTCGATATCGGATTGCCGCAAAGCGTACATCCCTTGAGTGGGTTACCTACGGGCCCGGTGCTGCGCAGTCTCATCGAGCAACGTCTTGCGGGGCACGAGTCGCTGCAATTGGTTTATCTGGATCTGGATCACTTCAAGGCCTTCAACGATCGCTACGGCTTCGTGAGAGGCGATGCCATGATCAAGGTTCTTGCGGAGATTCTGCGTAAGGGGTTTGAGGGGCTCCCGGAAGTGGAACTCGGACATATCGGCGGCGATGACTTCCTATTGGTGGCTCCAGCGCAGACTCCAGGGTTGTTCAAACGCATTCAATGGTTGATTGACCGCTTCCACGAATTGGCCCCTCATCTTTACGATGAGAGCGATCTGGATCTCGGTTATTTCGGAACACAGCACGGCCGGTATTATCCGGTTGCGACGTTGTCTGTGGTTGTCGTAAATGGCCAGAGCGGCCCGATGAGCGACAGCGTGATGGCAAGTGCTAGGGCGGCCGAACTTAAACGTTCAGCCAAGGATCGCTTGGGAAGCGTCATCGTGACCGAAGGTAATCCCCCGAACATCGCAGAACGGCCGAGGGTACTGGCCCATGCGCTTTGGCGTGAGGTTCTGGAGTCGGCACTTGAAGACTTTCCTGATCATGCCTCACCAGCTGCGGTAGATGAATGGTTTGCGCGGCACCCCGTGTTTGAATTGGTATTCAGAGTGGATTCGAGGGGGATACAGCAAGGTGCGAATTGGCTTAATCCTGCCATGCGGGGGCTGATCAAGCGAGGTGGGGACGGTATGAACAGGGCGGATCGAGCTTATTTCCGCGAGTTGCGCCGAGGTCAGCGGAGCTATTTATCCAGCATATACATTTCCAAGGCCACGGAGGATTTCTGCATCTCGTTGGCGTTGCCTAAGTGGCGCCACGACGGGGGGCTTGCCGAAGTCATGGTGGGCGATATCAATCTTGTATCCCTGGTCGCTCTGGCCGCGATACCTGCTGATACGCATATGGCGACTGTGACGGATGTGCGGGTAGGCTAG
- a CDS encoding MFS transporter yields the protein MEKPLQCATNESSGHVHRNRRSPSTKCAIADRGHAKKKFLAGFTVLGVVCTAALFKLGGGRWLAAATLYACGIIGYMAANIFYDALLVSVAQPREYDRVSSLGYGLGYLGGGGLFAFCVAMTIWPHTFGFQHAADVVRWSFLLAAIWWSLFTLPLLFRVTEVRATSTSDGILHVAQAGWRQFVQTFKEIRRLRVIGGFLLAYWLYIDGVNTVMRMAVNYAMSLGFSSQQLVAALLLTQLIGVPAAIGFGYLGERIGTRTAIMLGIAVYAAATIWASLMHSTWEFYAIAAVIGLVQGGVQSLSRALYARLIPKDKSGEFFGFYNMLGKFAAVIGPMLIGLTAVMFHDQRVSILSILILFILGGWILLRQPLHDVGANWSDREVRKHRFDA from the coding sequence ATAGAAAAACCACTCCAGTGCGCAACCAATGAGAGCAGCGGTCACGTTCACCGAAATCGGCGGTCACCTTCGACGAAATGCGCAATTGCAGATCGAGGACATGCAAAGAAAAAATTCCTGGCTGGATTTACAGTTCTGGGTGTGGTCTGTACAGCTGCGCTGTTTAAATTGGGCGGTGGCCGATGGCTGGCGGCTGCCACCTTATATGCGTGCGGCATCATAGGTTATATGGCGGCGAATATTTTTTACGACGCATTGCTGGTGAGTGTGGCACAACCACGGGAGTACGACCGGGTATCGTCCCTAGGTTATGGGTTGGGTTATCTTGGCGGAGGTGGGCTTTTCGCATTTTGCGTGGCCATGACGATTTGGCCACATACCTTCGGTTTTCAGCATGCGGCGGATGTTGTTCGCTGGTCTTTCCTTCTCGCGGCAATCTGGTGGAGTCTTTTTACCTTGCCGTTGCTTTTCCGTGTCACAGAAGTGCGGGCTACTTCTACCAGCGACGGGATACTGCATGTCGCTCAAGCAGGGTGGCGGCAGTTTGTGCAGACATTCAAAGAAATTCGCCGATTACGAGTGATCGGTGGTTTTCTGCTGGCTTACTGGCTGTATATCGATGGCGTCAACACTGTGATGCGCATGGCAGTCAACTACGCCATGTCGTTGGGTTTCAGCAGTCAGCAGCTTGTCGCTGCATTATTGCTGACGCAATTGATCGGAGTGCCCGCTGCAATTGGGTTCGGGTATCTGGGTGAACGTATCGGTACGCGGACTGCGATCATGCTCGGTATTGCCGTATATGCCGCTGCAACAATCTGGGCATCGCTAATGCACAGTACGTGGGAATTTTATGCTATCGCAGCCGTGATAGGCCTGGTTCAGGGCGGAGTGCAAAGTTTGAGTCGCGCGCTCTATGCGCGCTTGATACCTAAAGATAAATCCGGCGAGTTTTTTGGTTTTTACAACATGCTGGGCAAATTCGCCGCAGTAATCGGTCCGATGCTGATTGGATTGACCGCCGTCATGTTTCACGACCAGCGGGTTTCCATTCTTTCCATATTGATTCTTTTTATCCTTGGTGGATGGATTTTGTTGCGCCAACCTTTGCACGATGTAGGTGCAAACTGGTCAGACCGTGAGGTTCGAAAGCACCGTTTTGATGCGTGA